The window GATGACCGGGGCCTACATCCTGAAGGGCATCGGCGAGACGCTCCACGGCCCGCTGAAGCCGGAATGGGCCGGGCTGCCGCAGATGACGCTGCGCGAGCACCTGGTCATTTGGCCGCTGATGGCCCTTATGTTGTCGCTGGGCATCTGGCCCCAGTGGCTGCTGGCCGTGATCAACGATACGGTGACGAGAATGTTCAGTGGCTAGTGATCAGTGAACAGTGGACAGTGGTCAGTGGGCAGTATCGAGATTCTGCCCACTGACCACTGTCCACTGCCTACTGTTCTGAAGGCGAAACTATGGAATTCCCTTATCTTTCAATCATCGCATTATCGCCAATCCTCTTCGCGATCATCATCCTGCTGCTGCCCAAGGAGCGGGGGGAGAACGCCCGCATGTTGGGGCTGGCGGCCATGGTTCTGGGCCTGGTGTTGTCGATCTACGTCTACGTCGCCACCTACCAGAATTTGCCCGCGGCCGGCACGCCCTGGCGCGATACGCTCATGTTCCTGGAAGAGCATAGCTGGGTTCCCAGCATCGGCATCAACTATATCGTCGGCGTCGATGGGCTGAGCGCCACGCTGGTGCTGCTGACGTCGATCGTCGGCCTGGGCGGGGTGCTCATCTCCTGGAGCGTGGACGACCGGCCGCGCGAGTTCTACGCCTTCTTCATGTTGCTGGTGGCCGGCGTGCAGGGCGTGTTCATCGCCGTCGATGCCTTCCTGCTCTTCTTCTTCTACGAGCTGGCCGTCTTGCCCATGTACGTGATGATCGTCGTCTGGGGCTGGAAGGTGACCCGCGAATACGCGGCCATGAAGCTGACCCTCTATCTGCTCATCGGCAGCTTCGTGTCGTTCATCGCTTTCCTGGTGCTCTACTTCACGCCGGTGGAGGGGGGCGAGGCGCTACGGACGTTTGACCTGCGCGTCTGGTCGGAGGCCAACTTCGCCTTTGACATCCAGCGAATCTGGTTCATGCCCCTCTTCCTGGGCTTTGGCGTGCTGGCCGGTCTGTGGCCGTTCCACAACTGGTCGCCCGACGGCCACGTGGCCGCGCCCACGGCCGTGTCGATGATCCACGCCGGGGTGCTGATGAAGCTGGGAGCCTATGCTTCCATGCGGGTCGGCATCCAACTGCTGCCCGAGGGCGCGGTCTACTGGCTGCCGTTCGTAATCATCCTGACCCTGGTCAACGTCGTCTATGGCTCATTCATCGCCATGCGCCAGCGCGACATGAAGTACCTGATCGGCTACTCCAGCGTCAGCCACATGGGGCTGGTGTCGATGGGCTTCGCGGCCATGACCCTCGTCGGCTTCACCGGGGCGGGCATCCAGATGGTCAGCCACGGTGTCATGACCGCTCTCTTCTTCGCCGTCGTCGGCATGATCTACGACCGGGCGCACACGCGCAACATGGATGAACTGAGCGGTATGCGTAAGGCGCTGCCCTGGACGGTGGTGGCCTTCATCATCGGCGGTCTGGTGTCGATGGGTATGCCCGGACTGTCGGGCTTTTTGGCCGAGTTCCCCATCTTCCTGGGGGTGTGGGAGGGGCGCGGCATCGATCTGAGCGCGGTGTTTGGTCTGAACCCGTCGAATTTCTACGGCTGGGTCGCCATCATCTCCGTGCTGGGCATCATCATCACCGCGGCCTACATCCTGCGGGCCGTGCAAAAAGTATTCTTCGGCGATTACGAGGGCGAGAAGTGGCACGACATGCGGCCGCTCATGGCTATCGACAAATTCGTCCTCGTCGCCTTCTGCGTCATCCTGATCGTCATCGGCGTCGTGCCGGCCGTCATCGCCCCCATCGTTGAGTCGGGCATGGAGCCGGTCGTCGGGCGCTTGCAGGCGGCGCAAGAGGCGGCCCAGTTCACCGGCGGAGGCGTTACCAATGCCGCGCAGGATATGTTCCGCATCGTCGCCGCTAACCTCATGTCCTGGCTGGGAGGTGCATAAGTGAGTCCCAACGTTACCCTTTCGTGGGTATTGGCCCTGGCCCCGGAGATCGGGCTGCTGGTCGTTTTGTTCATGGTGCTAATCTTCGACCGGCTATTCAAGCCCGCCGACCGGCGACAGGTGGGCCTGTTCACGGCCTGGGGCGCGCTGGCGGTGCTGCTGCTGACGGCCGCACTGTTCTGGCTGTTTCAACAACCCAACAGCGCATGGTCGGCGGCCGAAAGCGTCTTCTGGGGCGGCATGATGCGCAACGACCTGGTGACCTTCGTCTTCCGCCTCATGTTCCTGTCGGCGCTCATCCTGACCTCGCTGCTGTCGATGGACGTGCCGCGGCTGCAACGGATCGAGTATTACGCCCTGCTCATCACGGCCACCATCGGCTTCAGCCTGATGGCCGCCTCGACCGACCTGATCATGATCTACGTCGCGCTGGAGACGGCCAGTATCTCGTCTTACCTGCTGGCCGGCTTCTATAGCGGCGAAACCCGCTCGGCCGAAGCGGGCATGAAATACTTCGTCTATGGCGCGTTCACCACGGCGGTCATGCTCTACGGCATGAGCCTGCTCTACGGCGTGACCGGCCAGACCAACCTGTACTTGCTGGGCAGCGCCTTCAGCGGCCGGCAGATTGCCGTGGTGCAGCCGCTGCTCTTGTTGGCCGCCGTGCTCATCACGGTCGGCTTTGCCTTCAAGACGTCGATCGTCCCCTATCACTTCTGGACGCCCGACGTGTATGAGGGCGCGCCGACGCCTTTCACCGGCTTCCTGTCCACGGCTTCCAAGGCCGCCGGGTTCGCCGTGTTCCTGCGCGTCTTCCTGGCCGGCGTCGTGGGGCCGGCCAACACCGGCTCGGAGTGGTGGGCCATGCTCGTCGCCATGTGTATCATCACCATGACGCTGGGCAACTTCGTGGCTATCTTCCAGACCAACATCAAACGCCTGCTGGCCTATTCCAGCATCGCCCAGGCCGGCTACGCGCTCATCGGCCTCGTCACGCTGTCGCAAGACGGCTCCGGGGCGACGATGTTCTATCTGCTGATGTACGTCTTCACCAACATCGCCGCCTTCGGCGTGGTCATCACCGTCAGCAACGTGACGAAATCCGACGACCTGAAAGATCTGTCGGGCCTCAATCGCCGCTCGCCGCTGCTGGCGTTGGTGATGCTGTTCGCGGTGTTGTCGCTGGGTGGCATCCCGCCCACGGCCGGCTTCTTCGGCAAGTTTTTCCTGTTCAAGGCCGCCGTCGATACCGGCATGTGGTGGCTGGCCCTCATCGGCATCCTGAATGCCTTCATCGGCCTGTACTACTACCTGGCGATTATCAAGTATATGTATCTCTATCGCTCAGAAGAGGACGACGTAGCCATCCCCGTGTCGCGCGCGGCGCGGGTGGGGCTGATCGCCTCGGTGCTGCTGATCATCTATCTGGGCATCAGCGCCAACTCGGCCTTTGAACTGACGCGCCAGGCGGCGGCGGCATTTTTCTCTGGTTAAAATTGACCGAGTGATCGATTGTGATACAATGCGCAAACGATAGAGAAATTAGGAATTACGAATTACGAATTAGGAATTAAAGATAAAACCTAACGAAAACGGGATTCCTAATTCTTAATTCCTAATTCCTAATTATTAAAAACGTGTCTCAAGATCCGAACCTCAGACAGGCGGCCGCGCTGACCAACACCGTTGGGCAGGTCGGTTGCGTCACTGCCTTCGCGGCCCTGATCATCATCGGCATCGCTTTCGGCGCCGGATGGTTTCTGGATGGCTATCTGGGCAATGAGCGTAAGATCTTTACCGTAATTTTCATGCTCGGCAGCTTCCCGGTCACGCTATATGCCATGATTCGCATCAGCCTGTGGATGATGGAAAAAGCCAACCGGTCGGTCGAGCGCATAAACCAGGAAGAAAAGGACAAGACCGCAACATGAGAATAAAGAAACGCTACATTCTCCTTATCCTCATCGCCCTGATGATCCTCTTCGGCTCGGTCATCGCCTACACCAAGCCCGTATTGCCCTTCATCCAGTTGCCCGGCGAACCGTATCCGGGCACGGAAGGGCTGATGCCGTCGTTCTTGTTCAACAACGCCGGGCTGATCAACACCTTCGTCGCCACGCTGGTGGCCTGGGGGGTGGTGTTGTTGCTGGCGTTTGGCTTGCGCGCCCGCTCGCGCACGGCCGATGAAGTGCCGACCGGCTTCTACAACGTCTTTGAGATGATTCTGGAAGGGGCCTATAACTTCGCCCAGAACATCGCCGGGCCGAAAGTGCGGGAGTTCTTCCCCTACTTTATGAGCTTCATCCTGATCATCCTGGTCTCCAACTGGATGGGCCTTATCCCCGGCTATGACAGCATCGGCCTGTGGGAGCACAAGCCGCACTTTGCCGAGTTGGAAGTGGAAAAGGAGCTTACCGCGGCGGCCGCCGCCGCGGGGGAAGAGGTCGATCACACCGCGCTGGAAGAGGCCATGCACGAAGCCGGGCTGGCCGAAGACGAGACCAACGCCTGGGGCCTGCGCGATGGACTGTTCCTGATTCGCGCCGATAACGCCCAGGAAGGCGCGGCCATCGAGACCGACTCGCACGGCCGGGCCGTGGGTCGCAATATCGAAACCGCCGACTGGACGATTGTGCCCCTGCTGCGCCCGGCATCGACCGACCTGAACTTCACCCTGGCCTTTGCCCTCATCGCGATGGTGATGGTGCAGTACTTCGGCTTCAAGCACCTGGGCTTCAGCTATCTGCAAAAGTTCTTCCCCTTCCTGGAAAAGAACTGGGTGGATAAGGTCAAGGGCAACCCCATCAAGGCCATCGACCCGGCGGTCGGTATCCTGGAACTGGTCAGCGAGATCTCCAAAATCATCTCGTTCTCCTTCCGTCTTCTGGGCAATATGTTCGCCGGCATGGTCTTGCTGTTCGTCATGGGCTACATTCTGTCCGTCGCCAACCTGGCCTTCTTCGGACTGGAATTGTTCGTCGGCGTCATCCAGGCGCTCGTGTTTGCCCTGCTGACGCTCATCTTTATGAATAGCGCCACCGAACATCATGGCGGTGGTGGTGAAGAGCATCACTAGAATGAAGCGGGCGGCCGCGGCCCACAAGGCCCCGGCCGCCACTCAACAATTGGCACCAATCATTACATTCATATCGGAGGACTGACACATGGATGAACTATCAGCAGCAGCACTCGCCGAAGGCCTGAAGGCTATTGGCGCCGGTCTGGCTATGTTGGGCGCGATCGGCGCCGGCGCCGGTATCGGTATTCTGGTCGGCGGCGCCGTCCAGGGTATCGCCCGTAACCCGGACGCCAGCGGCAATATCCAGACCAACATGATTCTTGGTATCGCCTTCACTGAAGCGGTCGCCATCTACGCCCTGGTTGTGGCGTTGATCATCTTGTTCGTGTTCTAAAAGGATACCCGGTGGGTGGGTCGTCGGCCGATTCATCGTCGTACGATGGCTCGTCAGTCGACCAGTTTGAATGAGGAAAACTTATGGAAGCATTAGGTATTAACTTAGGCTACCTGCTGACACAGATTCTGGGTATCACCGCCTTGCTGCTGATCCTGTCCGCTTTTGTCTACAAGCCGATGTTGCGCGTGCTGGACGAGCGGAAGGCGCGCATTGCCAAGGGCCTGGAAGACGCGCGACAGGCATCGATCGCCCGCGAGAACGCCGACATGGAAGCCAAGCGCATCCTGGACGAGGCCCGCGCCGAAGCCGCCACGCTGCGCCGCGAGGCCGTTGTGGCCGCTGAGGGCGCCGGCAAGGACGTGGAGGCCAAGGCCCGCGAGGATGCACGGGCTATCGTCGCCAACGCCCAGGCCGATGCCACCGAGGAGCGCAACCGTATTCTGGCCGACTTGCGCGGTCAGGTGGCGGCCATCTCCATCGCCGCCGCCAATCGGCTGGTCGGCGATTCGCTGGATGAAAAGCGCCAGCACCAACTCATCAACGATTTCTTCAGCCGCGTACCGGCCGGCGTGTCGGAACTTCAGGGCGAAAAGGCCGAAGTCACCAGCGCCCTGCCGCTGACCGACGCCGAGAAGCAGTCGGCGATGAAGATGTTGGGCGTCAAGGACGTGCAGTTCAAGGTCGATCCGTCGATCCTGGGCGGCCTGGTGGTGCGCGTGGGCGACCGGGTGGTGGACGACAGCGTCTCCAACCGCATGAGCGCCCTGCAAGAATCGCTGCGCCGCTAATTATGGGTTCCGAGAAACCGAGTTTTTTCCGAAAAACTCGGTTTCTAGTTAGCTCATCACTCTCGTTGAGAGGGGAGAAGACGGCCGCCGCGCCGAAACGGCAGCCTTGCATGGCAGATACGAACAGGCTGGGGATTGTGATCGCCCGGCCTGTTTTTTTGCCGGCCCTAGAAACCGGGTTTTTTCCTAAAAACCCGGTTTCTAGGGCCCACATTATGCAACCTGTGCAGTCTGATAGGGGAATAATATGAACCCGGATCAGCCCATCAAACAACGCGCCACACTGACCGACCAGTTGCGCCTACGCGCCAAGGTCATCATCGATCCCATCGTCGACGTGTTGGCCCGCTATAAGCTGGGGCCGGACTTCCTGACGGTGCTGGGCTTCCTGACCCATATCTTCTTTGCTTACCTGCTGGCTATAGGCGAGTTTCGCTGGGCGGCGGTGGCCATCGCCCTGCTGTCGCCGCTGGATGCGCTGGACGGCGCGCTGGCCCGCAAGCTGGGCCGCAAGCAGGGCGGCTTCGGCGCGTTCCTCGATTCCACCCTCGACCGGCTGGCCGAGATCGTCCTCTTCGGCGGCTTCATCTATTACTACTATGCCCAGGCCGATCAGACCATGCTGGCCGTGGCCTATCTGGCCGTCACCGGCTCGTTGATGGTCAGCTACGCCCGCTCGCGGGCCGAGGCGCTGGGGTTCGAGGCCAAGATGGGCGTCCTCAGCCGCGTCGAGCGCTACGTGGTGCTCGTCGTCTTCCTGGCCCTCGAACTGCCCCACATCGCCCTGGCGATTTTGGCCGCGTTCACCTACTTCACCTTCTTCCAGCGCATGTGGGCCGTCTGGCAGCAATCGCGCGAGCCGAACGAGTAGGCCATGAGCCGGCGGATTGAACCCTATTGGTATGCCATCGGCCTGGTGCTGGCCGCCGCCGCCGCGCTCTATGGCTATCATCTGGCGACCGGTCTTACCCCGTCACGGGCGGCGGTCATCATTCTCGGCTTCCCCATCTACTGGTACGCCTCGTGGATCATCACCGGCATCGTCCTGGGGGCGTGGGTCGTGTCCCGGCTGGCCGCCGAGCGAGCGCGGCGCGTCTTCGAGGCGACCGTGCCCACCGGCGTCCGCGCCCGCCCGTTGGCCGAGTTGGCGCTGCCGGAGGTGATCGCGGCGCGCCTGGCGAAGCGCCGCTTCACCACGCTGGGCGACATCTTGTGGGCGGCCGGTCTCGACCCGCGCCGTCTGGGCCTGAAGAAAGCGGCCACCGATGAGGTTGTGGCCGCTCTGGCCGACGCGCCGGGTACGGACGCGGCCTGGCTCACGGCTGCCCCCTGGCAGCGCTGGAACCCCGACCACGCCTGGAACGGGTTGATGTGGGCGCTCATCCTGGGCCTCATTGGCGCGCGCGTCTACCACATCCTGACCCCCTCGCCGAGCATGGCCGCCGTGGGCATCTACTCACCGCTCGACTATCTGCGCGATCCGCTGCAACTGCTCAATTTTCGCGGCGGCGGTTTGGGCATCTACGGCGGGCTGGCCGGCGGCGCGTTGGGCCTCTACATCTTCACCCGCCGCAACCGGCTGGCGATGCTGGATTGGAGCGATCTGGCCGTGGTCGGTCTGGCGCTGGGGCAGGCCATCGGCCGCTGGGGCAATTTCTTCAATCAGGAACTCTATGGCCGGCCGACCAACGTGCCGTGGGCCGTCCATATCGATCCCGTCAACCGCCTGCCCGACTACGCCGCCTTCGAGCGCTTTCACCCGGCCTTCCTGTACGAATCGCTGTGGAGCCTGCTGACCTTCTTCGTCCTGCTGCGGCTGGCGCGCCGCCACAGCGAGCGCCTGTTGCCCGGCGAACTGACGGCGTTTTATCTCATCGCCTATGCCATCGGCCGCAGCCTGCTGGAGCTGGTGCGCCTCGATAGCCGGGCGGTGGCGTTCTTCGGGCTGGAGTCGGGGCTGGCCGTGGCGACGTTGATTTCGCTGGTCGTCGCCCTGGGCGCGGCGGCGGCGGTCATCATTCGTCGCCTGCGCCGCCGCCGGGCGACCGTCGGCTGAGCGCCGCCTAATCGTCTCTGACAACCTGAGTCGCCTCTGTTACACTTCTAAAAACGGGAGGAGTGGCGAGTAGCGGGTGGCAAGTGGCGGGTAGCAGGTCGAAAGGGCAGGATTTGAAGCCGCCACTCGCCACTCGCCACTCGCCACTCGCTACTCGCCACCCGCCACCCTCCGCGCAATTTTATGGTGAAACATTGTCATCAAAACGAACATCCCCCCTGCTGATCATCCTCATCGCCGCTGCGCTGGTGCTGGCCGCCGTGTGGCTGGGCAATCGCCTGCTGAACGGCGGCGACTCGCTGCTGCGCAACGTGACCATCGGCGAGACGGTCATCACCCCCAACGCCGACGGGGACAGCGACGCCACGCCCATCCGCTATGAACTCTCGCGCAACGCCACCGTCACCATCTACTTCGAGGATGCCGCCGGCGACCGCTTCTTCTTCCGCCAGGCCAAGGCGCGGGGCGCGGGCGAGTACGAGGTGTTGTTCAGTGGCGTGGTCGATGGCTACCGGCTGGCCGACGAGCCAATCGACGGCGAAATCCTGGCCCGGCTGCTGGGCGACGGCGACTATACCTGGACTATCGAGGCCACCGACTTTGACGGCGTGACCGAGACGCAACAGGGCACGCTGACCATCGCCGCGGCCGACACGCAACTGCCCGAACTGCGCAACTTCACGCTCGACCGCCACACCTTCACCCCCAACCGTGACGGCATCGACGACCGGGTGCTGATGCAGTTCTACCTGCCCAAAGAGGTCGCCAGCCTGCGCGTCTTCCTGCAACTGCCCGACGGCCGCGAAGTACCCATCGCCGAGCAGGAGCGCGACGTGGAACCCAACATGCCCGGCCGCCACTACTTCGACTACGAGGGCGGCGTGGACAACGGCGAGACGCCGCCGGCCGACGGCACCTATACCGTCGTGGCCGAGGCCCAGGACCTGGAAGGGCAGCGCCTGCGGGTGACCACCGAGTTGACCATCCAGTACGGCGGCGTGCCACGGGCCGACATCCTGGCCCCGCCGACGGGCAACACCGTACAGTGGAGCGCCTCGGCCGTGGCCCTGTGTGACACGATCTACTTCACCATGACCGTGCGCAACTATGGCAACACGCCCATCCGTACCACCGGGCCGGAGCCGGGCACGGTCTACGATTCCACCTGGAACTACAACACCCTCGGCTGGCACACCGAATCGGGCGCATGGCGGGCGGCCATCGGCTTCGAGAACGAACTGACCAATTACCCCTTCCGCTGGGCGTTGGGCAACCCGGAGGAGTTGGAGCTGATCGACGGCCGCTACTACCTGATGCCCGGCGACCGCGCCGTCATCACCGGCGGCATCCGCGTCACCGACGTGTTCGGCGACCGCAACCCGCAGCCCCTGTGGGCCGGGCTGATCCACGAGGATGTGGAGATCACCGAGTTCAACAACCGCGTCGATACCCGCGACATCCTGGTGGACATCCCCGACCCGGCCAATATGCCGACGTGTGAGCCGCGGGAGATACCGGTGAGGGCCTTGCCATAGTTAAATCATTAGGTCAGTGGGGTAGATTGCCACACTGACCTAATGCTTCGCGCTCCTAATCTTAATCTCCCCTGAATGTGATTGCCTGCCCCTCGCACAAGCGGATACACTAGCCCTCAGGCGGTTGGTTGGAGCTATTCGCGCAGGGTGGGCGCGATCCGCACGCTGTAGAGGATTTGACAACAGGCTGGCGACTGGCGACCTCCGTCAGTCTTTTTTTGTCTAATGAACAGGACTTATCGATTCATCGTCGCCCTCTGGGTCATACCGGCCGGTCTGTTGGCCGGTGGTTGCCGGGCGCTGGATAGCGGCGCGACGGCCGACGGCCGCCCACCGGCCACCGCAGCCATCCCGACCGCCACGGTTGAACCCACGCCGCCGCCGCCAACCTTGCCCACGCCCCAGCCTACGCGCACGGTCGCGGTTCCGCCGCCGGCCATCGCCACGGCGACCGTTGCGCCGACCGTAGGCCCCACGGCCACCCTGCCGCCGCTGGGCGCGGCCGAGCGGCCCATCCAGTTGCTCTTTCCGCCGGTGGCCGCCGGAACCATCATCCTGCAACGCGCCGCGCCACTGGTCGAGGCCTTGCGCGCCGCCACCGGGGTCGAGTTTGCCGCCGGTATCGCCGATAGCGAGGCGGCCCTGGTCGAGTTGATCTGCGCCGCCCCGGAGGACACCATCGGCTTTATCTCGGCCGCGGCCTACACCGTGGCCCATGAGCAGTGCGACGCGCGGGCCGGGCTGGTGGCGGCGCGGGGCGACGGATTGACCTGGCAAATGGGCATGTTGGTGACGCAACCGGGCGGCCCGGTCGCGTTGGCCGATCTGGCCGGGCAAAGTTGGGCCGTGGCCGACACCCACAGCCTGCCGGTCACCCTCTATTTTCAGGCGCAACTGGCGGCGGCGGGCATTGAACCGGGCGAGATCGTCGCCATGCCGGAAGAGACGAGCGCTCTGTTGGCCCTGCGCGGCGGCGAGGTGGATTTCACCACCGCCACCTTCGTGCCGCCGATCATGCCCCTTGACCAGCCCTGGCTGCCCGGCGAGACCGACCCCGAGGTGTGGCGCTTGTTGGGCGTCTCGCCCACGCGCAGCCCCATCGGCTACGTGCTGGTGGCCGGCGAGCCGGCGGCCGGCGGCTATCGCCTGCGCGACGCCCGCGCCCGTTTGTTCGATACGACGCCCGATATTTTTGACGTGACCCGCATCCTGGCCGTGAGCGCGCCGATCCCCAACGAGACGGTGGTCATCGGCGCCGACCTGCCGCCGGAACTGGCCGGCGACATCCTGGCGGCCATGACCCAGTTTGCCGCCTCCGGTGCGTGTGATGCGTCCCTATGTTCGGCCGATTTGTTCGGTTGGACCGGTCTGCAACCGGCCGAAGATTCCGCCTATGACCCGATTCGCGCTATCAAAGACACATTGGAATTGGAAACAGCCGACCTTTGGGCAGAACTGGACTGAGATGCTCGACGTTGCCGTCATCATCGTCAGTTGGAACGTGCGGCAATATCTGTCCGATTGCCTGCGCTCGGTGGCGGCCGATCTGCGCGCCTCGCGGCTGCGTGGCGAGGTGTGGGTCGTCGACAATGCCTCGACCGACGGCACGGTGGCGCTGCTGAAGGATCTGTTCCCGCAGGTGCGCGTCATCGCCAACCAGACCAACGTCGGTTTCGGCGCGGCCAATAACCAGGGAATGCGCGCCGCCGCGGCCCACCACCCACGCTATTATTTCTTTCTGAACCCGGATACGCTGGTGCGGCCGGGGGCGATGGGCCGGCTGGTGAAGTGCCTGGACGAGCGACCGAAGGGCGGCATGGCCGGGGCGCGTCTCATCTATGGCGACGGCCGCTTCCAACATAGCGCCTTCTCTTTCCCCGGCCTGGGCCAGTTGATTTTCGACCTCTACCGGATGCCGCCCCGCCTCTACGATAGTCGGCTGAACGGGCGCTACCCGCGCCGCTACTACCATACCGACCACGCGCCGTTCGCCATCGACCACCCGCTGGGGGCGACGATGCTGGTGCGGGCCGACGTGGCCGAATCGACGCAGGGCTTCGACGAATCCTTCCACATGTATTGCGAGGAGATCGACTGGAGCTGGCGGGTGCGCGAGTCGGGCTGGGAGATCTACGTCGTGCCCGAGGCCGAGATCGTCCACTTCGGCGGCGAGAGCACGCGCCAAATCCCGGCCCAATCGATGATCAACCTGTGGGAGAGCCGGGCGCAACTGTATCACAAGCACCACGGCCGGGTGCGTCAGTCGGTGGCGCGCTGGCTGGTGCAGTCGCAAATGACCAAGCGCGCCCACCACGCCCAGGACCCGCAACTGAAGGCGGCCTATGAACACATCGCCGCCGTCTGGGCCAAAGATGGGCGGAAATAGGATTGGTTAGGATTGGAAGAATTGGCTACGGATTTAGACGGAAGAAACGGATTTATCTGTCGGTCATTATCCGTTTTGTCCGTTGAAATCCGTAGCCAATTCTTCTATCTGTATCTGTAACCAATTATTGTGTGAAGCGCTCGATTGTAGCCCCGGCCCACAGGCCATCCAGCCAGGCATCGAACGCGGCTTGCAGCAGGTCGTAGCGCCCCTCGGCCGTCAGTTCGCGGTTGGGGTCGCGCTCGGTCACCTTGACGATGTAGTAGGTCGTCTTGCCGGTGGCGTCGGTCACGGCGATCAGGTCGCTGATCCCGCCCGGTTGCAGGGCAAAGGCCGCCGCCTCGACCTCGGGCACGAGCAGCGAGCCGGGGCCGAAGAAGCCCAGGTCGCCGCCATTGACGCCCGTCACCCGATCGACCGAATTCTGCTCGGCCAGAAAGGCGAAGTCATCCCCGGCCCGCGCCCGATCCAGCACCGATTGGGCCAGCGCGCCGTCGTCCATCTGGATGTAGCTGGCCCGCACCTGATCCATCGTCGTCGGCACGTCGGCCGTCACGCGGGTCACCATTTCGCCGGTGATCAGTTCGGCGGTCAATACCTCGCGGAACTGCTCTTCCGTCCAGCCGTTGGTTTGCAGGAAGGCGTCGAAGGTGGCCGGGTCGCCGGCGGCGCGCAGTTCGGCCAGCCGTTGCTCGACCGTCTCCGGGGTGACGGTGACGCCCTGGGCGGTCGCGGCTTGCAGGATGAGCTGCCGCTCGATGAGGGCGTTGAGCACCTGCTCGCGGACGTTGGTCGCCGTGCCGGCCGGCGGCGCGCCCCCGGCCGACAGCGAGGCCTCATAGCGGGCCAGTTCGGCCTCGAAGGCGGCCAGGAAGATCGGCTCGCCGTTGACCAGCGCCGCCAGCGGTTCGGTCGGCGTCGGGGTGGGCGGCACGGGCGTGTTGGTGGCCGCGGCCGGCGGCGGCAGGGTGGCCGCGGCCGGTTCCTGCCCGGCCGGGGCGGCCGTGGGCAGAATGGTGGTCGTCGCGCCGCCGTTGGAACAGGCGGCCAGGAGAAGCAGGATGAGGTGCGCCAGAGGCGCCAGGCGTTTACGATTCATGGGGCGGATTATAATGTAGTCGGCCCGGTTGTGAAACTTGCGCGTCTACACAACTCAGGGACTTTCGGTAGTCACCTTGGGG is drawn from Candidatus Promineifilum breve and contains these coding sequences:
- the lgt gene encoding prolipoprotein diacylglyceryl transferase, producing the protein MSRRIEPYWYAIGLVLAAAAALYGYHLATGLTPSRAAVIILGFPIYWYASWIITGIVLGAWVVSRLAAERARRVFEATVPTGVRARPLAELALPEVIAARLAKRRFTTLGDILWAAGLDPRRLGLKKAATDEVVAALADAPGTDAAWLTAAPWQRWNPDHAWNGLMWALILGLIGARVYHILTPSPSMAAVGIYSPLDYLRDPLQLLNFRGGGLGIYGGLAGGALGLYIFTRRNRLAMLDWSDLAVVGLALGQAIGRWGNFFNQELYGRPTNVPWAVHIDPVNRLPDYAAFERFHPAFLYESLWSLLTFFVLLRLARRHSERLLPGELTAFYLIAYAIGRSLLELVRLDSRAVAFFGLESGLAVATLISLVVALGAAAAVIIRRLRRRRATVG
- a CDS encoding phosphate/phosphite/phosphonate ABC transporter substrate-binding protein; amino-acid sequence: MNRTYRFIVALWVIPAGLLAGGCRALDSGATADGRPPATAAIPTATVEPTPPPPTLPTPQPTRTVAVPPPAIATATVAPTVGPTATLPPLGAAERPIQLLFPPVAAGTIILQRAAPLVEALRAATGVEFAAGIADSEAALVELICAAPEDTIGFISAAAYTVAHEQCDARAGLVAARGDGLTWQMGMLVTQPGGPVALADLAGQSWAVADTHSLPVTLYFQAQLAAAGIEPGEIVAMPEETSALLALRGGEVDFTTATFVPPIMPLDQPWLPGETDPEVWRLLGVSPTRSPIGYVLVAGEPAAGGYRLRDARARLFDTTPDIFDVTRILAVSAPIPNETVVIGADLPPELAGDILAAMTQFAASGACDASLCSADLFGWTGLQPAEDSAYDPIRAIKDTLELETADLWAELD
- a CDS encoding glycosyltransferase family 2 protein, which translates into the protein MLDVAVIIVSWNVRQYLSDCLRSVAADLRASRLRGEVWVVDNASTDGTVALLKDLFPQVRVIANQTNVGFGAANNQGMRAAAAHHPRYYFFLNPDTLVRPGAMGRLVKCLDERPKGGMAGARLIYGDGRFQHSAFSFPGLGQLIFDLYRMPPRLYDSRLNGRYPRRYYHTDHAPFAIDHPLGATMLVRADVAESTQGFDESFHMYCEEIDWSWRVRESGWEIYVVPEAEIVHFGGESTRQIPAQSMINLWESRAQLYHKHHGRVRQSVARWLVQSQMTKRAHHAQDPQLKAAYEHIAAVWAKDGRK
- a CDS encoding peptidylprolyl isomerase, with the translated sequence MNRKRLAPLAHLILLLLAACSNGGATTTILPTAAPAGQEPAAATLPPPAAATNTPVPPTPTPTEPLAALVNGEPIFLAAFEAELARYEASLSAGGAPPAGTATNVREQVLNALIERQLILQAATAQGVTVTPETVEQRLAELRAAGDPATFDAFLQTNGWTEEQFREVLTAELITGEMVTRVTADVPTTMDQVRASYIQMDDGALAQSVLDRARAGDDFAFLAEQNSVDRVTGVNGGDLGFFGPGSLLVPEVEAAAFALQPGGISDLIAVTDATGKTTYYIVKVTERDPNRELTAEGRYDLLQAAFDAWLDGLWAGATIERFTQ